A part of Octopus sinensis linkage group LG7, ASM634580v1, whole genome shotgun sequence genomic DNA contains:
- the LOC115214002 gene encoding zinc finger protein 260-like isoform X2, with product MANEFCENQVKYQTQSRWIDSDEMLKQIDKTAFHCCVCKKSFSQESDLSRHEHVHTGEKPDHCDICGKLFSQDGELTVQKYIYKEESLYHCDTCGISFSKSIDLKTHMRIHTGGRQYHCETCGKSFSGSSNLTRHKRIHTGEKPFCCGICGKAFSRSGCLIIHKRVHTGEKPYHCDICGKSFTDKGTVVSHKRIHTGEKPHYCDICGKSFSGKSNLTKHRHTHTGENQHHCNICDKSFSRSSDLTAHKYIHTGEKPHHCNVCGKSFCRITDLTVHNRVHTGERPHHCDICGKSFTGKGNLTKHKQIHTGEKPYHCDICGKLLSRLSHLTGHKRIHTGEKPYHCDVCGKFFSYNVDLTTHKRIHTGEKPFHCDTCGKSFSRSGELTTHKRIHTGEKPYLCNICGKSFSVKSSLTTHKRIHTGEKPYSCDICGKSFCGKSNLTKHKRIHTGEKPYHCDICGKSFSQSCELTTHKRVHTGDKQYHCEICGKSFSQIGHLSGHKPIHTGEKPFHCDICGKSFSRNSDLTVHKRIHTGYKPYECDICGKSFSRKGDVTTHKRVHTGEKPYHCDICGNSFSVMCSLTKHKRIHTGEKPYHCDICGKSFTGSGDVTVHKRIHTRQKP from the exons atggcaaaTGAATTCTGTGAGAACCAGGTGAAATATCAAACACAATCAAGATGGATCGATTCTGACGAGATGCTAAAACAGATTGATAAAACAGCATTCCACTGTTGTGTCTGTAAGAAGTCATTCTCTCAGGAAAGTGACCTAAGTAGACATGAAcacgttcatacaggagagaaaccagatcattgtgatatctgtggtaaattgttTTCTCAGGATGGGGAATTAACTgtgcagaaatatatttacaaagaggAGAGTCTATATCACTGTGATACTTGTGGCATATCATTCTCTAAAAGCATTGACCTTAAAACTCAcatgcgtattcatacaggaggtAGACAATATCACTGTGAaacttgtggtaaatcattctctggatcAAGTAATTTAACtcggcacaaacgtattcatacaggggagaagccattttgCTGTGGTATATGTGGAAAAGCTTTCTCTCGAAGTGGCTGCTTGATTATTCACAAACGTGTacatactggagaaaagccatatcactgtgacatctgtggtaaatcatttactgATAAAGGAACCGTAGTttctcataaacgtattcatacaggagaaaagccccattactgtgatatctgtggtaaatcattctctgggaaaagtaacttaactaaacacagacatactcatacgggagagaatcaacatcattgtaatatctgtgacaaatcattctctcgaagtagtGACTTAACTgcccataaatatattcatacaggagagaaaccacatcactgtaatgtctgtggcaaatcattctgtCGAATAACTGACTTAACTGTACACAACcgcgttcatacaggagaaaggccacatcactgtgatatctgtggtaaatcattcactggaAAAGGTAACTTGAccaaacacaaacaaattcatacaggagagaaaccatatcactgtgatatctgtggcaaattgTTATCCCGACTAAGTCATTTAACtggacacaaacgcattcatacaggggagaaaccatatcactgtgatgtttgtggtaaatttttctcttataatgttgacttaactactcacaaacgcattcatacaggagaaaagccattccactgtgatacctgtggtaaatcattctctagaagtgGTGAATTGACTACTCACaagcgcattcatacaggagagaagccatatctctgtaatatatgtggtaaatcattctctgtcaaATCCagtttaactactcacaaacgtatacatacaggggagaagccatatagctgtgatatctgtggcaaatcattctgtGGAAAAAGTAATCTAACTAAA cacaaacgtattcatacaggagagaagccatatcactgtgatatctgtggtaaatcattttctcaaagttgtgaattaactactcacaaacgtgtACATACAGGAGATAAGCAATACcattgtgaaatttgtggtaaatcattctctcaaatagGTCACTTAAGTGGACACAAGcccattcatacaggggagaagccgtttcactgtgatatctgtggtaaatcattctcaagaAATAGTGACTTGACTgtgcacaagcgtattcatacaggatacaagccatatgaatgtgatatctgtggtaagtcattctctagGAAAGGTGACGTAACTacacacaagcgtgttcatacaggggagaagccgtatcactgtgacatttgtggtaactctttctctgtgatgtgtagcttaactaaacacaaacgcattcatacaggagagaaaccatatcattgtgatatttgtggtaaatcattcacggGAAGTGGTGATGTAACTGttcacaaacgtatccatacaagACAAAAACCATAA
- the LOC115214002 gene encoding zinc finger protein 271-like isoform X1, translated as MANEFCENQVKYQTQSRWIDSDEMLKQIDKTAFHCCVCKKSFSQESDLSRHEHVHTGEKPDHCDICGKLFSQDGELTVQKYIYKEESLYHCDTCGISFSKSIDLKTHMRIHTGGRQYHCETCGKSFSGSSNLTRHKRIHTGEKPFCCGICGKAFSRSGCLIIHKRVHTGEKPYHCDICGKSFTDKGTVVSHKRIHTGEKPHYCDICGKSFSGKSNLTKHRHTHTGENQHHCNICDKSFSRSSDLTAHKYIHTGEKPHHCNVCGKSFCRITDLTVHNRVHTGERPHHCDICGKSFTGKGNLTKHKQIHTGEKPYHCDICGKLLSRLSHLTGHKRIHTGEKPYHCDVCGKFFSYNVDLTTHKRIHTGEKPFHCDTCGKSFSRSGELTTHKRIHTGEKPYLCNICGKSFSVKSSLTTHKRIHTGEKPYSCDICGKSFCGSGKLTTHKRIHTGEKPYHCDICGKSFSQSCELTTHKRVHTGDKQYHCEICGKSFSQIGHLSGHKPIHTGEKPFHCDICGKSFSRNSDLTVHKRIHTGYKPYECDICGKSFSRKGDVTTHKRVHTGEKPYHCDICGNSFSVMCSLTKHKRIHTGEKPYHCDICGKSFTGSGDVTVHKRIHTRQKP; from the exons atggcaaaTGAATTCTGTGAGAACCAGGTGAAATATCAAACACAATCAAGATGGATCGATTCTGACGAGATGCTAAAACAGATTGATAAAACAGCATTCCACTGTTGTGTCTGTAAGAAGTCATTCTCTCAGGAAAGTGACCTAAGTAGACATGAAcacgttcatacaggagagaaaccagatcattgtgatatctgtggtaaattgttTTCTCAGGATGGGGAATTAACTgtgcagaaatatatttacaaagaggAGAGTCTATATCACTGTGATACTTGTGGCATATCATTCTCTAAAAGCATTGACCTTAAAACTCAcatgcgtattcatacaggaggtAGACAATATCACTGTGAaacttgtggtaaatcattctctggatcAAGTAATTTAACtcggcacaaacgtattcatacaggggagaagccattttgCTGTGGTATATGTGGAAAAGCTTTCTCTCGAAGTGGCTGCTTGATTATTCACAAACGTGTacatactggagaaaagccatatcactgtgacatctgtggtaaatcatttactgATAAAGGAACCGTAGTttctcataaacgtattcatacaggagaaaagccccattactgtgatatctgtggtaaatcattctctgggaaaagtaacttaactaaacacagacatactcatacgggagagaatcaacatcattgtaatatctgtgacaaatcattctctcgaagtagtGACTTAACTgcccataaatatattcatacaggagagaaaccacatcactgtaatgtctgtggcaaatcattctgtCGAATAACTGACTTAACTGTACACAACcgcgttcatacaggagaaaggccacatcactgtgatatctgtggtaaatcattcactggaAAAGGTAACTTGAccaaacacaaacaaattcatacaggagagaaaccatatcactgtgatatctgtggcaaattgTTATCCCGACTAAGTCATTTAACtggacacaaacgcattcatacaggggagaaaccatatcactgtgatgtttgtggtaaatttttctcttataatgttgacttaactactcacaaacgcattcatacaggagaaaagccattccactgtgatacctgtggtaaatcattctctagaagtgGTGAATTGACTACTCACaagcgcattcatacaggagagaagccatatctctgtaatatatgtggtaaatcattctctgtcaaATCCagtttaactactcacaaacgtatacatacaggggagaagccatatagctgtgatatctgtggcaaatcattctgtGGAA gTGGTAAACtgactactcacaaacgtattcatacaggagagaagccatatcactgtgatatctgtggtaaatcattttctcaaagttgtgaattaactactcacaaacgtgtACATACAGGAGATAAGCAATACcattgtgaaatttgtggtaaatcattctctcaaatagGTCACTTAAGTGGACACAAGcccattcatacaggggagaagccgtttcactgtgatatctgtggtaaatcattctcaagaAATAGTGACTTGACTgtgcacaagcgtattcatacaggatacaagccatatgaatgtgatatctgtggtaagtcattctctagGAAAGGTGACGTAACTacacacaagcgtgttcatacaggggagaagccgtatcactgtgacatttgtggtaactctttctctgtgatgtgtagcttaactaaacacaaacgcattcatacaggagagaaaccatatcattgtgatatttgtggtaaatcattcacggGAAGTGGTGATGTAACTGttcacaaacgtatccatacaagACAAAAACCATAA